GAGTCGATACCCGAGCCGCCCTTCCAGAAGCGTGTGGGACGAGGCCGCGTTGTTACTGTCTGCCTGCTTCTCAGCGTTGGACAGCTCAGACATTGCGCCTCTCACCAGCCGCTCAGACCTCGAGGACCTGGCGCTTGTTGTAGGTGCCGCAGCTCGGGCACGCAATGTGCTGGAGCTTCGGCTCCTGGCAACGCTCGCACGAAACCAGGGTGGGGACCGCAGCCTTCCACTGCGACCGGCGGTGGCGCGTGTTGCTGCGCGACATCTTCCGCTTCGGAACAGCCACGGCTACTTCTCCTGCTTCTCGGCGGCGCCCTGAACTCCGTCAGAGGCAGTGCCGCTCATGTTGTCCTTCTCGTCGTCCTGATCGGTCACGACGAGTCCCTGCAATGCCGCCCAACGGATGTCGACGGCGTCATGGTGGTGGTCCGGGTCGTCGTTCAGGCTGAGCCCGCAATCGGGGCACAGTCCGAGACAGTCCTCCCGGCACACCGGCTGCATGGGCAGTGCGAGCACCACCACATCCCGCAGCACGGGTTCGAGGTCGAACAAGCCGTCCTCGAGGTAGAGCGTGTCCTCGTCGTCCTCGGCGTCGTCGGCCGGCTCCGCCTTCGAGCGGCTCCGGTCGTCGGCGTCAGGGTACGAGAACATCTCCTGGAAGTCCGCCTTGAGCTCGCGCTCGACGGACTCCAGACACCTTACGCACTCCCCTACGGCCGATGCACGGGCGGTGCCTGTGACAAGCACACCTTCCATGACCGACTCGAGGCGGATGCTGAGCTTCAGCGGGGCACCTTCCGGCACTCCGATGACGCCGACGAGACCGAAGTCCGCCGGTGTCGCGATCTCACGGGACAGCCGCTGCATGGCACCAGGACGCCGGCCCAACTCGTGCGTGTCGAACACGAGGGGGTTGCGGTGGTCGAGGCGGGTGTTCAGGGCTGTTCCTGCTTTCACGGATCGCTGAAGATCAAAATTTCCGCCACTCAAGGGCAGCATGGATCGCGGTGCATACGCGCGACCGAAGAGCCAGGATACCCGCCGCTTCGCCCTGAGCCCAATCCGGGTTCAGCGCCCCTGCTCGTACTGGCGCAGCTGGTCCAGATTGATCATGCTCGTGTCGAAGAAGCTGGTCTCGTCGAGCGAGGCCTGCTGGGGCTCGGGCTGCTGCTGGTACGCCGCGTAGGGGTCCGGCTGCTGCGCGACATAGTGCGCGGCGTAAGCCGCTCCGGTGGAGCCGGTGCTTGCACCGGGGTACGGGTCCGGCTGCTGCTGGTAGCCGTACGGGTCCTGGTACGCATAGGCGTCCTGCTGCTGCGGCACCGGCTGGTAGCCGTACGTGTCGTACACCGGCTCCGCCTGCGCCGGGATCGGCACGGCCACCGGGGCCTCCGGCTCGGCCAGGCCGGCCAGGAAGTCCGCGTCGCTCTCCGAGCGGGAGGACCGGCCCCCGGCGGCCTCCTGGGCGGCCATGTGCGCGCCGAGGTCGTCCGTGGGCACCCGGCCCAGCAGCTTCTGCCGGCCGCGCCCCACGGCCTCCAGGGTCTTGGAGAGCACCGCCTCGAAGGTCGCCAGCTTGGTGTCCACGTACGCGTCCGCCTGCTGCCGCTGCGTCTCGGGGTCGTGGCTGCGCTCGGGCGCCTCGGCGTCGGCGTAGCCGTGCTCGTCCAGCCCCGGGCCGCGGCCCAGCAGCTTCTCCCTGCCCCGGTCCACCGAGCCGATGGTCTTGGTCAGCACGACCTCGAAGTTCGCGAGCTTGCTGTCGACGTAGTCGTCGGCCTCGGCCCGGATCTCCTCGGCCTCCCGGCGGGCCTCGTCCAGGATCCGGTCCGCCTCGGCCTGGGAGCGGCGCGCGATCTCGGTGTCGGAGATCAGCGAGCCGCGCTGGTTGTGGGCGGACTCGATGATCCGCTCCGCCTCCCGGCGGGCCTCCTCGACCATCTGCTCGCGGCCGCCGATGAGCTCCTGCGCCTGCGCGAGCGAGCCGGGGAGCGCCTGGCGTACCTCTTCGAGCCGGTCGAGCAGCTCGGCGCGGTTGATCACGCAGGAGGCCGACATGGGCATGGACCGGGCGCCGCCGACGGCCGCGACGATCTCGTCGAGCTTCTTCTGCACGTCCATGGGGGCTCGCACTCTCTCGGCCTCGGGCGGTTCCTGAGACGGACGCCACGACTGTAAGGCCACCGGGCGGGCGCCCGACACTGACTGACGGCCCGTCAGACAGCCGGCCTGCGGATCAGCGGTTGCGCAGCCGTTCCATCAGCGCCGTGTGCACGTG
This genomic window from Streptomyces sp. NBC_01351 contains:
- the rpmF gene encoding 50S ribosomal protein L32 — its product is MAVPKRKMSRSNTRHRRSQWKAAVPTLVSCERCQEPKLQHIACPSCGTYNKRQVLEV
- a CDS encoding YceD family protein; this translates as MLPLSGGNFDLQRSVKAGTALNTRLDHRNPLVFDTHELGRRPGAMQRLSREIATPADFGLVGVIGVPEGAPLKLSIRLESVMEGVLVTGTARASAVGECVRCLESVERELKADFQEMFSYPDADDRSRSKAEPADDAEDDEDTLYLEDGLFDLEPVLRDVVVLALPMQPVCREDCLGLCPDCGLSLNDDPDHHHDAVDIRWAALQGLVVTDQDDEKDNMSGTASDGVQGAAEKQEK
- a CDS encoding DivIVA domain-containing protein; translated protein: MDVQKKLDEIVAAVGGARSMPMSASCVINRAELLDRLEEVRQALPGSLAQAQELIGGREQMVEEARREAERIIESAHNQRGSLISDTEIARRSQAEADRILDEARREAEEIRAEADDYVDSKLANFEVVLTKTIGSVDRGREKLLGRGPGLDEHGYADAEAPERSHDPETQRQQADAYVDTKLATFEAVLSKTLEAVGRGRQKLLGRVPTDDLGAHMAAQEAAGGRSSRSESDADFLAGLAEPEAPVAVPIPAQAEPVYDTYGYQPVPQQQDAYAYQDPYGYQQQPDPYPGASTGSTGAAYAAHYVAQQPDPYAAYQQQPEPQQASLDETSFFDTSMINLDQLRQYEQGR